From the Bubalus kerabau isolate K-KA32 ecotype Philippines breed swamp buffalo chromosome 2, PCC_UOA_SB_1v2, whole genome shotgun sequence genome, one window contains:
- the LOC129645071 gene encoding histone-lysine N-methyltransferase PRDM9-like yields the protein MAMRPNRSPEESTEGDAGRTEWKPKAKDAFKDISVYFSKEEWEEMGEWEKIRYRNVKRNYEALIAIGFRATRPAFMHHRRQVIKLQVDDTEDSDEEWTPRQQGKLSSMAFRVEHNKHQNAMSRAPLSKESSLKELPGAAKLLKTSGSKQAQKPVPPPRKARTPGQHPRQKVELRRKETGVKRYSLRERKGHVYQEVGEPQDDDYLYCEECQNFFIDSCAAHGPPTFVKDCAAEKGHANRSALTLPPGLSIRESSIPEAGLGVWNEVSDLPLGLHFGPYEGQITDDEEAANSGYSWLITKGRNCYEYVDGKDTSLANWMRYVNCARDDEEQNLVALQYHGQIFYRTCQVVRPGCELLVWYGDEYGQDLGIKRESSRKSKLTAPRAEPKPKIHPCASCSLAFASQKLLSQHVQHNHPSQTLLRPSARDHLQSEDPCPGNQNQQQRYSDPHSPSDKPEGHEVKDRPQPLLKSIMLKRISRASSYSPRGQMGASGVHERITEEPSTSQKPNPEDTGKLFMGAGVSGIIKVKYGECGQGSKDRSSLITNQRTHTGEKPYVCGECGRSFSWKSVLIRHQRTHTGEKPYVCGECGRSFSWKSVLITHQRTHTGEKPYVCGECGQSFSQKSVLITHQRTHTGEKPYVCGECGRSFSRKSVLITHQRTHTGEKPYVCGECGRSFSHKTVLITHQRTHTGEKPYVCGECGRSFSQKTVLITHQRTHTGEKPYVCGECGRSFSRKSVLIRHQRTHTGEKPYVCRECE from the exons ATGGCCATGAGGCCAAACAGGTCTCCAGAGGAGAGCACTGAGGGAGATGCTGGGAGAACAGAGTGGAAGCCCAAG GCCAAAGATGCTTTCAAAGACATCTCTGTAtacttctccaaggaagaatggGAAGAGATGGGAGAATGGGAAAAAATTCGATATAGGAATGTGAAAAGGAACTACGAAGCGCTGATTGCTATAG GTTTCAGAGCCACTCGACCAGCATTCATGCATCACCGCAGGCAGGTCATCAAACTCCAGGTAGATGACACTGAGGATTCTGATGAAGAATGGACACCAAGGCAGCAAG GTAAACTTTCTTCGATGGCCTTCAGAGTGGAGCACAATAAACACCAGAAT GCAATGTCCAGAGCACCATTAAGTAAGGAATCTAGTTTGAAGGAATTGCCGGGAGCAGCAAAATTGCTGAAGACAAGTGGCTCCAAGCAGGCTCAGAAACCGGTGCCCCCTCCCAGAAAAGCAAGGACCCCTGGACAGCACCCCAGACAAAAAGTCG AACTCAGAAGAAAGGAGACTGGAGTGAAGAGGTACAGTCTACGAGAAAGAAAGGGGCATGTGTACCAAGAGGTCGGCGAGCCACAGGATGATGACTACCTCT ATTGTGAGGAGTGTCAGAACTTCTTCATCGACAGCTGTGCTGCCCACGGGCCCCCAACCTTTGTAAAGGACTGTGCAGCGGAAAAGGGGCATGCCAACCGCTCAGCCCTCACTCTGCCCCCTGGGTTAAGTATCAGAGAGTCAAGCATCCCTGAGGCTGGGCTTGGAGTGTGGAACGAGGTGTCTGATCTGCCGCTGGGCCTGCACTTTGGCCCCTATGAGGGCCAGATCACAGACGATGAAGAGGCCGCCAACAGTGGATACTCCTGGCTG ATCACCAAAGGGAGAAACTGCTATGAGTATGTGGATGGAAAGGACACGTCTTTGGCCAACTGGATGAG GTATGTGAACTGTGCCCGGGACGACGAGGAGCAGAATCTGGTGGCCTTGCAGTATCATGGGCAGATCTTCTACCGAACCTGCCAGGTAGTCAGGCCGGGCTGTGAGCTGCTGGTCTGGTACGGGGATGAGTATGGCCAGGACCTCGGCATCAAGCGGGAAAGCAGCAGGAAAAGCAAGCTCACGGCCCCAAGAG CAGAACCGAAGCCCAAGATCCACCCATGTGCCTCCTGCTCTCTGGCCTTCGCCAGTCAGAAGCTCCTCAGCCAACATGTCCAACACAATCACCCCTCTCAGACCCTCCTGAGACCATCTGCAAGAGACCACCTCCAATCAGAGGATCCCTGCCCAGGCAATCAAAATCAGCAGCAGCGATATTCCGATCCACACAGCCCAAGTGACAAACCTGAGGGTCATGAGGTCAAGGACAGGCCCCAACCTTTGCTGAAAAGCATAATGCTGAAGAGGATTTCAAGGGCCTCCTCCTACTCACCCAGAGGACAAATGGGGGCTTCTGGGGTACATGAGAGAATCACAGAAGAGCCCAGCACAAGCCAGAAACCGAATCCAGAAGACACAGGCAAATTATTCATGGGGGCAGGGGTCTCAGGGATTATAAAAGTCAAGTACGGAGAGTGTGGGCAAGGATCCAAGGATAGGTCAAGTCTCATCACAaaccagaggacacacacaggggagaagccctatgtttGTGGGGAGTGTGGGCGAAGCTTCAGTTGGAAGTCAGTCCTCATCAGacaccagaggacacacacaggggagaagccctatgtttGTGGGGAGTGTGGGCGAAGCTTCAGTTGGAAGTCAGTCCTCATCAcacaccagaggacacacacaggggagaagccctatgtttGCGGGGAGTGTGGGCAAAGCTTCAGTCAGAAGTCAGTCCTCATCAcacaccagaggacacacacaggggagaagccctatgtttGCGGGGAGTGTGGGCGAAGCTTCAGTCGGAAGTCAGTCCTCATCAcacaccagaggacacacacaggggagaagccctatgtttGCGGGGAGTGTGGGCGAAGCTTCAGTCATAAGACAGTCCTCATCAcacaccagaggacacacacaggggagaagccctatgtttGCGGGGAGTGTGGGCGAAGCTTCAGTCAGAAGACAGTCCTCATCAcacaccagaggacacacacaggggagaagccctatgtttGCGGGGAGTGTGGGCGAAGCTTCAGTCGGAAGTCAGTCCTCATCAGacaccagaggacacacacaggggagaagccctatgtttGCAGGGAGTGTGAGTGA